TTGACAATAAAAGAAGTTTTACTCGTTTTATGTCTAAATAATAACATCGCTGTTAATAACCCAGGCGAACCTCCAATTAAAGCCATGAGAAACAAGGTTTTTTCAGGAATTCTTCGGTTATTTTTTCGAGCCTGAGATTTGTCATATCCAGCGAAAATAAAAACGAGAACACTTATAGATAAAAAATATAGTAATAAAACTTCCATTGGTTTAAAATTAAAGACAAAGATATTATTTTAGCCAAATGATTTACTATTTTGCAGAAACGTTTTAACAAGTAAATTATACCATTTTTAAGTAAGAAAATCATTTCATTAAAAGTATGACTAATATTCAATTCATTGCCAAGTCTGTGCAGGCGCCAGCAGTTAGTATTCAAAACACAGTAAAATTATTAGAAGAAGACTGTACGATTCCGTTTATTTCGCGTTACCGAAAAGATGCTACCGGAAATCTTGATGAAACTGTAATTGAGCAGATTGCAAAACTTCAAAAAGATTATGATACACTTATAAAACGTAAAGAAGCGGTTTTAAAATCTATTGAAGAGCAAAAAGCACTTACGCCAGATTTGAAGAAAAAAATTGAAGACAGTTTTGATTTACAAGAAATCGAAGATTTTTACCTTCCATACAAAAAGAAGAAAAAAACAAAAGCCGATGTTGCACGCGAATTCGGTTTGGAACCATTGGCAAAACTGATTATATCTGAAAGTGATGCTGATATTGATTTTATTTCAACACAGTACATTAATGAAAATGTTATTAACGAAGAAGCCGCTATTCAAGGCGCAAGAGATATTGTAGCGGAATGGATCAATGAGAATATCTACGTTCGTAAGCAGCTTCGTAGATTATTTCAGCGAAAAGCGACGATCACTACAAAAGTGGTTAAAAAGAAAGCCGAAGAAGAAGGAGCACAGAAATTCAACCAATATTTTGATTGGGAAGAACCTTTAACAAAAGCGCCAGCACACCGTTTATTGGCCATGCTTCGTGCAGAAAATGAAGGTTTTATCAAAATGAAAATAGATGTTGATATCGATGATGCGTACGATGTTATTGACGAAATCATCATTAAAAAACAAAATAATTCAACTGCTCATTTACAATTAGCAATTGAGGATAGTTATAAACGTTTATTGAATCCAGCAATTGGAAATGAAACTCTGCAAGAAGCAAAAGCAAAAGCTGATGCAAATTCTATTCAGGTTTTTGCCAACAATTTAGGTCAGTTATTATTGGCTCCGCCGTTGGGAGAAAAACGTATTTTGGCAATCGATCCCGGATTTAGAAGTGGTTGTAAAGTTGTTTGTCTGGACGAAAAAGGCGATTTATTATACAACGAAACGATTTATCCGCACGCGCCTCAAAACGAAGAATCTATGGCGATTAAAAAAATTCGTTCGATGGTTAACGCCTATCAAATTGATGCGATTTCTATTGGAAACGGAACGGCTTCGCGCGAAACTGAATTTTTCATCAAAAAAATCACGTTTGATAAACCAGTTCAGGTATTTATAGTTTCTGAGGCCGGAGCTTCAGTATATTCGGCTTCCAAAATTGCTAGAGAAGAATTTCCAAATTACGATGTAACGGTTCGTGGTTCGGTTTCTATCGGGCGACGACTTTCAGATCCTTTGGCCGAATTGGTAAAAATCGACCCGAAAGCAATCGGGGTTGGTCAATATCAGCACGATGTGGATCAAACTAAATTAAAAGAAGAATTAGATAATACCGTAATTCGCTGCGTAAACTCAGTTGGAATTAACATCAACACAGCAAGTAAACATTTGCTGAGTTATGTGAGTGGAATCGGGGAGAAGCTGGCTGAAAATATTGTACAATATCGTTCTGAAAATGGACCTTTTGAAGACAGAAAACAGTTGAAAAAAGTGCCTCGTTTGGGAGATAAAGCGTATCAGCAAGGAGCAGCGTTTACTAGAATTACAAATGCTAAAAATCCGTTAGATAATTCGGCGGTGCATCCAGAGGCTTATCCGGTCGTGGAGAAGATGGCGAAGGATTTGAATATTTCTTTGAATGAATTAATTGCCAATAAAGAGAAAACAGCACTTATTAAAGCGGAAAAATATGTTACTCCTGAAATTGGTTTACTTACGCTAAAAGACATCATAAAAGAGCTTGAAAAACCTGGATTAGATCCAAGAAAGTCGGCTAAGGTTTTTGAATTTGATGCAAACGTAAAATCAATCAAAGATGTGAAAACTGGGATGATTCTTCCAGGAATTGTGAATAACATTACCAACTTTGGCTGTTTTGTTGATATCGGAATTAAAGAAAGCGGATTGGTTCATATTTCACAATTAAAAGCAGGCTTTGTAAGCGATGTAAACGAAGTGGTAAAATTACATCAACATGTTGATGTGAAGGTTACGGAAGTTGATGAAGATAGAAAAAGGATTCAGTTGACGATGATTTTGTAGAAATTTAAATTTTTGAAATTCCAAATTCCAAACTGTTTGGAATATTTAGATAAAAAAACTCCCAAACTACAATTTGTAATTTGGGAGTTTTTATCTTCAGATTATTTCAAAATCACTTTTTTAGTAACACTTTTAAAATCGTCGTTAGATATTTTAACCAAATAAACACCTCTTGACTGGTTGGCTAAATTTATTTCTGTCAATTCTGAAGTTGTTTTTTGCTGATGAATAACACTTCCTGAAGAAGATATTATCGAGATAGTAGATTGCCCAGGCGCACTAACTGTGATTCGATCAGCACTCGGATTGGGGTAAAGCGTGACTGTAGATTTTTTAATATCGAAAGTATCATTTGACAATGTGGCATTTAGCGGTAAATAGAAATTACCTGTTAGTAAAAAGGAGTATAATGTTTTTAGGGTATGATTGAAATAGCTGTTTGGTTCGTTGAGGTTTTTTAAATCGGTATAAGAAGCATCTAAATGCGCTTGATTTTCTCCCGCCATTGCAGCGCAGGCAAACGCGCCGACAAAAGTAGCATTGTGCCATTGGCCGCTTACGGTTCCGTTTTGATTGTAACCATCTTTAATATTTGCAGAACCTCCAAGGTTAACACGAACAAAATCAGATGATTTCTTAGCGTACGTTTTTGCATCGGCATTTCCGTACCATAGGTAATCAACTGCGATTCGCCAAGGTGTTCTGGCTGCATCGTAAGAATAGTTTCTTCCTCCATTGTTATATCCGCTCGCTTGAGAAGAATAAGCACCAGAAGCTTCGCACCAATCCGAAACTAATCCGCCAGCGGCATTGTTTACAGTCAAATTATTGTTAATAATGGTATACGATTTAGCTGCAACCTGATTCCAAAAAGTGATATCGTTTGTAAAAACTCCAAAAGCCCTATAATAAGCAGGAGAGAAGTAAGAAGGATTTGTAATTTGGCTTCCGCCGAATTGATCTCCAGGTTTTAAAACATAAGTATTGGCTTCCACTTCATAATTTTTAATAGCAGAAATTAAAGCAGTCGCATCACTTTTGTAGTTAATGTTTCCAGTGCTTCCCCATTGATAATCGGCAACAATAAGGGCAAAAGCAGCATCAAGCTCTGCATCTGTAGCTCCGTTTTGACCAATAGCTCCAGAACAGCCATTGATTTTCCAGTTCATAACTTTGTTGCCGTTTACATTGTCTTTGTAATACAACCAAAGTCCATCAAAAAGGTCCTTGTCTGCCTTATAAACAGATAAGAGCATTCCATAACCAATTCCTTCAGAAACGGTTTGAGATGGATCATCAAATTTTACTCTGTATCTTCCGTTAGAACAAGCTTCTACAAAATTGGTTTTCCAAAGATCATAATTGTTTTTGACATCTTGGCTGTTTTTGGGCGAAGGCATTAAGCCATTTGCAAAAACAACATTGGCAGGAAACGGCTGCTTTTGTGCATTACTTTTGAGGCACCAAAAAGCAACAGTAATCAGAAGTAGGTTTTTCATAATTATTGTTTAATAGATTTAGGGACTCTAAAAGTAAGATTTTTTAGATATAAAAAAAATCCCAAACTACATTTGTAATTTGGGATTTAATAAGTTTTTCGAATTTATTATTTCGTTTCTTCTTCTTGTTTTTTAGAAGCAGCAGGTTGATCGTCTTTAGCAGCGTTTTTAAATTCCTTAATTCCACTTCCTAAACCTTTCATTAATTCTGGAATTTTTTTACCTCCAAAAAGTAATATCACAATACCTACGATAACAAGGATTTCTGTAAGACCTAATCTTCCCATGACTAATATATTTAATGCCGAAGCAAATTGTTTTTCTTAATTATTCCGCAAAGGTATATAGAAATATACGAAATAGAAGTATTTTTAGTTTAAAATATTTCGATCAGACCGCGTTAAATATTTTATAAAATCGTAAATTATAGCTCTTCATGAAATTTTTAGAATAAATATCATGACGATTAATTACTATATTTGCTAGCATAAAGAAGTAGAATGACTAAGAATAAGAAAAAGAATTTTAGGAAAAAACTATTCATTAAAAACCGATTAGTAATTTTAAATGAAGACACTTTTGAAGAGATCTTTTCTTTTAGGCTTACTTTAATGAATGTCTTTGTAACGTTTACTTTAGGCGGAATATTTCTAATTTTGGTTACAACTTTTATTATTGCATTTACCCCACTACGCGAATTTATTCCCGGATATTCTTCGACAGAATTAAAACGAAATGCTACGAAACTGGCTATTAAATCAGATTCTTTAGAAACGGCCTTAAAACAAAATGAGGTTTATATAAAAGGAATTCAGAAAGTTTTGAAAGGGGAATTAGAATATTCAAAATTTAATAAAGATTCTATCTTAGCAGAATCTGTTGAAGATGCTTCAGATTTAAATATGAAACCATCTGATGCAGAAATAAAGCTAAGAGAAGACGTAGCCGAAACAGAAAAAGAACTGAAGACAAAATCTCAAGACAAAAAGAAAAGTGACAAAAAATAATACCACTGAAAATGTCAATTAAGTCAATTGCGGCGAAAATTTTTGCCCGAAAAATATATAAACAAACGCTTAAATGGACTGAAAAACCAGTTGAAACGCAACAAAAGGTTTTTAAAAGTTTGATCGAGAATGCAAAAAGTACTGCATTTGGAAAAGATCATCATTTTGATCAGATCAAAAACTTTGAGGATTTTCAAAAACGCGTTCCTGTAAGAGATTATGAAGATTTAAAACCCTATGTTGAAAAGGTTGTAAAAGGAGAATCGGATATTTTATGGAAAGGAAAACCATTGTATTTTGCTAAAACTTCGGGCACAACTTCGGGAGCAAAATTTATTCCGCTAACCAAAGAATCAATGCCTTATCATATAGAAGCGGCCCGAAATGCAATTTTACATTATATTCATGAAACGGGAAATGCCGATTTTGTTGACGGAAAAATGATCTTTTTGCAGGGAAGTCCAATTCTAACCGAAAAATACGGAATCAAATTCGGAAGACTTTCGGGAATTGTAGCACATTTTGTTCCTAAATATTTACAGAAAAACAGAATGCCATCTTGGGAAACCAATTGTATTGAAGATTGGGAAACCAAAGTAGATGCTATTGCAGATGAAACAATCAAAGAAAATATGTCGGTGATCTCTGGAATTCCGTCTTGGGTGCAGATGTATTTTGAACGTTTGCAGCAAAAAAGCGGAGGGAAGAAAATAGGCGAGATCTTCAAAAACTTTAATCTGTTTATTTACGGGGGCGTTAATTACGAACCATATCGCGCCAAGTTTGAAAATATGATTGGTAGAAAAGTAGATAGTATAGAGTTGTTTCCAGCATCTGAAGGATTTTTTGCCTATCAAGATTCTCAAAAGGAAAAAGGAATGTTACTATTGCTGAATTCTGGTATTTTCTATGAGTTTATAAAAGCAGACGAATTTTTTGAAGAAAACCCAAAAGTGTTGACTATTGGAGAAGCTGAAGTAGGTGTAAACTATGTTTTGATAATTTCTACAAATGCTGGACTTTGGCGTTATAATATTGGAGATACAGTTCAGTTTACATCTTTATTGCCACATCGTGTTATAGTTTCTGGCCGTATCAAGCATTATATTTCTGCTTTTGGAGAACACGTGATTGCGAATGAAGTAGAGAGCGCAATGAAAGAAGCTGTAGAATCAACCAATATTGTAATCAACGAATTTACGGTAGCACCGCAGATTAATCCATCAAACGGACTTCCGTATCATGAGTGGCTTATAGAATTCGAAAACGAACCAGAAAACATGGAAGTTTTTGCGGAAACAATCGATAATTCAATGCGTAAGCAAAACATTTATTACGATGATTTAATTACCGGAAACGTTTTACGAAAAGTAGTGATCACGAAAGTTTCTAAAAATGGATTTCAAGATTACATGAAATCACAAGGAAAACTGGGCGGGCAAAATAAACTTCCTAGATTATCAAATAATAGAGATATTGCGGATAATTTAAAGTAGAATTTAGCTTTTATATAAAAAACCTTCTAACAATTTGTTAAATGGTAATTCATTAAAGTTATATATATAATTCCTACTTTCGCCTTTCGAAATATTCGATCTTTTTTAAAAATAAAGTTGATTTTTTAAATAAAAAGACATGAAAGAAACCAAACATATATCAAGATCTAGAGCTCAGGAATCATCTGCGGCAATAGAAAAAATGTACATTACAATGCGCCATTTATTCAACCGTGGTTTTTACAAACCAATGGGAGTTTCGGGCGATAGTTTAAGAGAATCATTATTAGCATTACGTCCTGAGATTTACGGGAATATTGCCGAAGAAAAAGTAGAACTTAACGGACTTCTTTACGTTATTGAGCGTCTTCCGATAGGAATCGAACAATGCCGTTTTATCAATTTAACTTCAGACGAAGGATATTCTAAATCGCATTTCCAGGCAATTGTTCCTCCAAAAAGAAGAAGAAACTGCTATAGAATCGACGAAGAGCAAATGAATGTCGAAATCACGCGTGGACGTTCAGACATTTACGATATTCTAACTCACTTGACTTTCATTTTTATTGAATCTCATAAAATTAAAAATAGAGTTTTAATAGACGATGGAGGAGAGGTTTCTCGTGACTGGCAAAAATTGGAACAAGCAGTTATGCAGACCAAAAAGCTTACTTTGGTAGAAAAAGAAAAAGCAATTTCGCACGTTGCGAATATTTTGGCGAGAACTTTTGAAGAGGTTTTAGACATTTACGATGCATTTGGTTCAGAAACTGCGCCAGATCGTTTCTTGCATGTTATTTATTGGTTAGGAAAATTAGCAATCGAAGAAATTGTTGAAAATAATAAACGTACAATTACTTTTAGCCCAGTTTTACGTGAGCGTCTGGGACACCATATTCACGGAGAAATTTGGGCAACAAATATCAAAGAAGTTCTTAAAGCAAATGATTTGCTAAAAAGACCAATTCACGTCATTAGTGCTAATATGCACAGTGTAATGAATTCGATTTTTGCAACACCATTGTTAAAAACAAAATACAAAGGAAAAACAGATTTCTTTATTTATGAAGAATTAAGCAGTTCTGGTTCAAAAGAAATTAGAAGTCAGGTTGAAGAATTGGCTTTAAAAAACGGAATGATTTCATTGCCAGATTGCTCAGGAACCAATATCGATGTTCAAATTTTTGATACAGCAAAAATTGACTGGTCAAAAACAGCCTTTTCTCACGCAAATGTTGGCGAAGATAAACCTGTAATTATCGTAATGGATTATGCTTTTGGTGAACAAGCTTACGAAACAATCGATGAGCTTTTAAAACCATTTAAAAAAGAAACTTTACTCAATGTAAAATCGGTTTCTATTATGGGTAAAGCAGGAATTTTGGAAGGTGGAAAAGGAGATATCATGATTCCGTCTGCACATATTAACGAAGGAACGGCTGATAATTATTTCTTTGAAAATGAACTTAATGGCGCAATGTTCGAAGGAAATGATATCGATATTTATGAAGGAGCAATGGTTACCGTTTTAGGAACTTCGTTGCAAAATAGAGATTTATTGAAATTTTTCCACGAATCGACTTGGGGTGTAATTGGTCTGGAAATGGAAGGTTCTTATTACCAAAAAGCAATTCAGTCGGCATCAAAAATTAGAAAAAGTGTACCACACGATATTAAAGTTCGTTATGCGTATTATGCTTCTGATAATCCTCTAGAAACAGGAAGTACTTTGGCTTCAGGCGGATTAGGAACTACAGGTGTAAAACCAACTTACTTGATTACCATTAAAATTTTAGAACAGATTTTCAATTTATAATAGCACTTTTAAATGAGTACAAAAGTACCGCAAAATGCAGAAGATCAAGAAATTGATTTAGTTCTGATTTCAAAGAAGTTTAGTAATTTTTTTGCTAGAATTAGTACTTCTATTTTTAAAGGAATTCAGTTTTTTATAAAAAATTGGGTTTTTGTTTTGATTTTGATTGTTGTTGGATTTGTTGTCGGAATAGTTTTAGATCGGACTCAAAAAATATATGATAGTCAGCTAATTGTTACGCCAAATTTTGGAAGTGTTGATTATTTATATGCTAAAATTGAGTTGCTAAAATCAAAAATTAATGAACAAGATACTTTGTTTTTAAGAAAAGAAGTAGGATTTAAAGATCCGCTTATTTTAAGTAAAATTGAAATTAAACCAATTGCGGATGTTTATAGATTTATAGAAAACAAAGAAAACAATCTGGAATTAATAAAATTAATGTCAGAAAATAGCGATGTTAACAAAATTATAGAAGATAATACTACGAGTAAAAACTATACTTATCATAAAATTCTTTTTACAACAAGTGGATTTATAGATGATGATAATACCATTCAACCACTTTTAAATTATTTAAATAAGTCTGAATATTATAAAAAAATTCAAATCGTTGCACTAAAAAATATACAAGAAAAAATAGCTCAAAACGATACTATTCTAAATCAGATTAATGTTCTTTTAAATAGTTTTTCAAAATCTGCAAATAAAAGCAACAGTACGGTTTATTATAATGAAAATTTTCAAATAGATGAGGTTTTAAAAACCAAGCAAAAATTAATTGCAGACCAAGGCTATAATCGACTGGAAATAATTAATTCAGATAAAATTATAAAAGAAAATAGTCAAGTTTTAAATGTTTTAGATACAAAAAAAATCAATGGAAAATTAAAACTGATACTTCCATTTTTGTTTCTTTTCCTTTTCATTTCTTTTAGATTTGTTTTGATATTTTACAAAAAACAATCGAAAAAACAACTGTAATAATTAAAAGTTAGAAATTCACAATTGAGGATTTAGATATATTTTATAAAACATGAAAACAAAATTACTATTTGGAGTTTTAATATTATTTTTTACTTTGAATTCATGTAAAAATGAAGTTTCAAAAGAAGAAAGTACCGAAGGAAAAGATAACTTTTCAGTGGTCATTGAAGGGGTTTTTGAAAAAAATGATAAATTACAAGTCTTTTATTTACTTGACGGGCAAGATTGGAGCGAAGAAAATTCTATAGCACAAGCCATATATGCATCTAAAGATATGCAGAAAATAGAATTGGATTTTCCTAAAAACATTAAATTAAAAAATGTACGCGTAGATTTAGGATTTAATCCAACTCAATCTTATGTAACTATTAAAAACATAAGTTTGAAATATAAGAATGAAATAATTGATGGAGATTTAGAAGGCTATATTCTTTATTTTACCCCGAATGAATTTGTTACTTGGGATCGTAATTACTTTGGGTACAAGCTAAATACTATAGATAATAAATACGATCCTTTTATGATAGGAAATGAATTGTTTATGGATAAATTGGCAATAATGATGGAAAAAAAGCAAGAATAAAACTTAACGCACTTTTTATAATTGTACTTTAATCCAATTATTGATAAATGAAAAAGAATATAATTATAGATTATTTAACTTACGGTTCCGGTCAGTTAATAAATTTAATAGCACCAATATTAGTTGCTCCAAAAGTTATATCTGTATGTGGTATAGAAAGTTGGGGAAAAATAGGAGTTGTTTTATCTATATTTACATTATTGGGTTTATTTATTGATTTTGGATCTAATATTTTAGGAGTTAAAGAGATAAGTATTCATAAAAATAATTTTAATAAAATTCAGGATTATTTAAACACTTCATTTGCTATCAAATTTTGCTTTTTTGCAATAATAGTTTTTGCAGTCGTTTTAAGTAATTTTTTTTTTACTGAAATTGATCATAAACTATATTTGTTGGCATTAACTTTATTATCTGCTCAATTTTTTAATGTTACATGGATTTATCAAGGATTTGAAAAATTTGGCATAATCAACAGAATTATATTTGTATCAAAAATTATTTATGTCGCAGTTGTTTATCTTTTGATAACTCATAAAGAAGATTATTACCTAGTTTTATTTATTCTTGGATCTGCTAATACAATAGTTTATTTTTTTTTCTTTATAAGAATATGGAAATTATATCAGCTTTCTTTTTTTAATTTAAAGACAGATTTAATTAAGGAACAATTCAAGAACGAATTTTCTATTCTTATTTCTAATTTTTCAATTGCTATATATGTTCAAAGTCCGATTTTGATAATCCAGCATTTACTAGGAGATTATTATGCTGGTATTTACAAAATTGGAGATATGATTTTAAGCATATTTAGGAGTTATTTATCTGTTTTTTTTAATGTTAGTTTCCCGAAATTCTGCGAATGTTACAATACAAATAAAATGGAAGGAATTCGATTTTTGAAGAAAATAAATAGCTTAAATATTGCTTTATTAATTACTGGAGTTTTAGTAGTTGTAATTGGCGGAAATTTGATTATCACTAAAGATATCTTAAATCCTAAGATTTACAATCTTTTAAGTTTTTATTCCGGATTTATAATAGTTCCAATTATAACTGCTTTGAATATTCCTTTTTACCAATATTTAATTTATAAAAATGAACAAAAAATATTGTCTATAATTTTATCTTTAGGATCGTTATTGATGATGATTTTGGGTTATTTTTTGACTTTGTTTTTTAAAATACAAGGAAGTTTGATAGCCGTTTTTTTTATTGAAAGTCTAATCACAACGTTAATAATATTATTTTCTTTAAAGAAATACAAAAGGATTTCAAATTAACAGTAAACAGTATGCAAGAATCTTATTTAGAAAAAGAAAAACAGTATTTTTCGAATATTAGAAAAGATATTATTTCATTTATAGACGCAGATGAAGATTTATCATTTTTAGAAATTGGAGCAGGAACTGGCGCCACTTTATTAGAATTAAAAAGTAAAGGAATAGCAAAAAAAATAAGCGGATTTGATATTGTAGATGTAAATCACAATAAAGAAAAATTCGACTCATTTATTATTGGAAACATTGAACAAGATAAAATCCCTTTTGAATTAAATTCTTTTGATAATATAATTTTAGCAGATGTTTTAGAACATTTAATAGAGCCTCATAAAACAATTCAAAAACTAATTCCGTATTTAAAAAAAGGTGGAAATTTTTATATTAGTCTACCAAATGTTAGAAATTATGTGGTATTTTATAAAGTTTTTGTTAAAGGAAGTTTTGAATATACAGATGAGGGAATTTTTGACAAAACACATATTAGATTCTTTTGTAAAAGAGATATGTCTAATTTAATTAAGCAAATTCCAGAATTAAAGTTGCAAAAAATAGAGTCAAATTTAAGACATCTTTCATCGATCAAATCTACTTTTAATAAGATTACATTTGGACTTTTTGAGCCATTTATAAGCACACAGTATTTTTTGAAAGTATCTAAAAATTAGTATGATAAAATAAATCTGATGGACATAAAAGTATATATTGTTCTTTTAAATTACAACAATTCTCAGGATTCTATTGAATGTTTAGAAAGTATATTAAAACTACAATATTTTAATTATCAGGTAATTATTATTGATAATAGTGAAACATTACAATATATAGAAGAATTAAAATCTTGGGCAGAAGGTAACGTAATGCTACAAGAAACAAATTTTAAATATATTGTTTATCCTTTAGAAAAGAAGCCACTAACATTTCTGAGTATTAGAGAGAAAGATTTTTTATTACAAAGTAGAAATGAAAAAATAATTTTTGTAAAAGCAGAAGAAAACAATGGTTTCGCTGCGGGAAATAATATAGCGCTTAAGTATATTTTAAATCAAAATGATTTTGATTCCTGCATTTGGATTTTAAATAATGATACTATTATTGAAAAAAACAGTCTTTCTGCTATCATTGAAGAGATTAAAAAACAAAATGGTTCAAAAACAAACATTATTTATGGAACACCATTAATAGAATATGAAAGTCCAGAAATAGTTCAATCAATTGGTGGTAGGTATAATGCAAAAACAGGCTTAAGCAAACATGTAGGAGAAGGGATTTTGATTGAAGATGCAATGCTAAATTTTGAAAAAATAATTAAAAAGACAGCTTATCCTGTTGGTGCATCTATGATAATAAAATATCGCGATTTGAAATCAATAGGTTTATTATCAGAAGATTATTTTTTGTTTTTTGAAGAAATAGATTGGGTTTCAAGAGCAAAAAAAAGGAATGGAGGAGTAAAAATGCTTCCTATTTTTGGAATTTATCATAAACAAGGAAATAGCACAAAGTCAAAAATAAAGAAAAAGAAATCAGAATTTATAGATCTGATTTCAATGAAAAGCAGAATTACTTTTGCAAAAAAATACAATAGAAAAAATATAGGATTTATTTATTTATCAATTTTAACCTTAACAATTGGTAATAGAATTAAACAAGGAAATTTTAAAGTAATTCCGAAAATCTTAAAACTGGTTTTTGGTACAAAAAGTATACAAAAAGTAAATGAAAATTGATATAAAAAAAGTGTTTTTAGTGTTTTTGCCTTTTACTCAGGCATTAACATTAAATATTTTTTTTCCGCTTAAAATATCAGAAATTGCACTTGTAATTTTAATTTTTTTCTATATAAATAAAAAAACAATCTCAAAAGATTCGATTTGGTTTATAAACAATAATCTCATTATTATTTTATTGGGTATTTTAGTTACGCTATCATTTTTTGTAAACATACCTTGGAATTATCCTTATTTGCCAAAAGTAATTCCATTTAGGATAAATAGAGTAGGAGATAGTTTTATAAGGCTCTGTTACTTTTATTTATGTATTGCAGCCTATTTTTTTTCATTTCGATTGTTTACAAATGACATAAAAATTTTAGAAAAATGGATTTTGGGTGCCATGGTAGCAGCCATTTACGGATGGTACTTGTTTATATCTTCAGGATTAAATCTCCCATATCTTAAACTTCCAGGAATGGGAGAACCACAAACTTTAAGCGGTTTTATTCGATGTAGTACTTTTAAAGAGGGTAATTATTATGGCTTGTTCCTATTATTATCAGCATCAGTATCTTTCTATTTAAAGAAAATAAAACAAGGATGGTTTTTACTTCTAAGTGTTATTGTGTCAATGTCTACTATCTCAGTAATTTCAGTATTTATTTTTGTCTTTTACTATTATAGAAAGAGAATTTTGAAATTAAACGTAATGCTTAAGCTTGTTCCAATTTTTATAATTGTGGTGCTAATATTCATTCAAACAGATTTTTACCAAAGATTTGTCTATAAAAAACTTTTTGAGCCAACTAAAACCCTTACCCAAAATAATTTCTCAAAAGTAGATAGGGTAATTACAGGAAAAGTAGCTTTTTATTCAGGAATCGACAATCCTTTTTTTGGAGTTGGACCAGCTAATTACGGCTTACATTACGATTATTATAACAAGTATAAAAAAATCGTTGTGAATAGAAGCGAGTATTTTGACCGTTTTGCACAGCGAAAAAATGAAAGAGCTATTCCTAACAATGTATATTTAGAAGTTTTGTCGGAATATGGTGTTTTTGCATTATTATTATTTATGCTCTTTTTATTTCTAATTTTAACGAAAGCCTATT
The Flavobacterium humidisoli DNA segment above includes these coding regions:
- a CDS encoding glycosyltransferase family 2 protein; this encodes MDIKVYIVLLNYNNSQDSIECLESILKLQYFNYQVIIIDNSETLQYIEELKSWAEGNVMLQETNFKYIVYPLEKKPLTFLSIREKDFLLQSRNEKIIFVKAEENNGFAAGNNIALKYILNQNDFDSCIWILNNDTIIEKNSLSAIIEEIKKQNGSKTNIIYGTPLIEYESPEIVQSIGGRYNAKTGLSKHVGEGILIEDAMLNFEKIIKKTAYPVGASMIIKYRDLKSIGLLSEDYFLFFEEIDWVSRAKKRNGGVKMLPIFGIYHKQGNSTKSKIKKKKSEFIDLISMKSRITFAKKYNRKNIGFIYLSILTLTIGNRIKQGNFKVIPKILKLVFGTKSIQKVNEN
- a CDS encoding O-antigen ligase family protein, whose product is MKIDIKKVFLVFLPFTQALTLNIFFPLKISEIALVILIFFYINKKTISKDSIWFINNNLIIILLGILVTLSFFVNIPWNYPYLPKVIPFRINRVGDSFIRLCYFYLCIAAYFFSFRLFTNDIKILEKWILGAMVAAIYGWYLFISSGLNLPYLKLPGMGEPQTLSGFIRCSTFKEGNYYGLFLLLSASVSFYLKKIKQGWFLLLSVIVSMSTISVISVFIFVFYYYRKRILKLNVMLKLVPIFIIVVLIFIQTDFYQRFVYKKLFEPTKTLTQNNFSKVDRVITGKVAFYSGIDNPFFGVGPANYGLHYDYYNKYKKIVVNRSEYFDRFAQRKNERAIPNNVYLEVLSEYGVFALLLFMLFLFLILTKAYYLKEDAIVGGMFSIIISFNAFPSFIMLFIWVFLAIPFAIHRNKLNLEKTVETNYDN